CTCAGAGGAACATCGGGAACGGGTTGAGCCGCTCGTACGGGGTCGGTGCGCCGAGCCGGCCCAGCCGGACCGGGACGTCGAAGAGCCGGCCCGGCGCGAACCGGGCCCAGAACGGGCGCAGCCCCGGCGCGAGCACCTTGGCCACCGGGATCCCGACGTCCGGGCGGGTCTGGTCGAGCACCAGCAGCTCCAGGCCGGCGCGGTCGAACACCCGGGTCAGCGCGTCGACGTCGTCCCGGACGTCGGCCCGGTTGACGAACCGGAAGTCGCCGGCGGCCCGCATCCGCTCGCCCGCCACGGGCCGCAGGTACGGCTGGTTCGCGACGGTGGCGCAGGCGAGCCAGCGCCGCGCGTCCGGGTCGTCGACGTCGGTTCCGGCGCTCCGCACGGCGGGCAGCATCTGGTTGAGCTCGGTCACCGCGCGGCGCACCGCGATCCGTGGGTCGAGGTGCGCGCCGAAGCCCATCATGATGTCCTCGTGCGGGCCGTCGATCCGCCGCGAAACCGCGACGGTCACCGGGATCCCCAGGTCCGACGTCACGTCGAGGACCCACATCTCGCGGCCGATCCCCGCGTAGCCGGTGGCCATCTCGTCCAGCCACGGGTCGGCGAAGGACGCGAGGTCGACGCCCGGCACCGGCGTGCGGTTGTACCACCACAGCGCCACGGCGTCGCGTTCGACGAGTTCCAGCGCGCCCTGCAGGATCGCGTCCTCGAGGCTGCTGCCCGCCGCGGTGCCGTTCGAGTCGGCGCGTACCCCGCGGGCCGCGCTCTCGCGCGGGATCCCGTAGTACAGGTAGGACGTCGGCAGCAGACGGCGGTGCCCGGCCGGCGTCCACACCGGCGTCCAGTCGACGACGGCGGCCGGGTCGAACGGCTCGGGGACGTGCTGGAAGGCGGCGTGCTCGGCGTTCCAGGCCGCGCGGCCGGCGTACTGCCGGTCGGCGAAGAGCATGCACGCGTTGGGGTGGACGGCTTCCTCGCCCAGCTCGTCGAAGGAGGCACGGATGCGCAGCTCGTCGCCCTGGAAGTTACCGGAGAACCGTTCCGCGGCCTCGCAGAGCGCGCTGACCTCGGCGTCGAGCGGGCTGACGCCCTTGCCGCCGTTTTCGCAGCGCAGCCCCGCGCGCAGAGCGGCCATCGCGGTGACACCGCGGGCGACGTTGGGCCCCGAGCGGTAGGCGTTGGCGAACCAGGGCGCGTCCGGGTCGCGCCGGATCTCCTTGATGATCCCGGTGACCGGGCTGACCAGGTGGCGGTGCCGCTCGAGCATCTGCGACGGCGTCGCCGTGCGGTGCCCGCCGCCCCCGGTGGTCGCCTTCTTGGCCGGCTGGAGCTCGACCGGGCGCACCGAACGCCACGTCACCAGCCACCGGTCGCCGCAGCGGGGACACTGCGGGCGGCGGTGCAGCTCGTGCAGCCGGCCCTGCAGGTCGAGCGTGTCGAGCGTCCACACGCACTGCTGGCCGTGGTGGCGGTACCCGGCCACCCACTTGGCCGCCTCCAGCGCGACGAGGTGCGCCGCGGCGGAGGTGAGCGGCGGCAGCGCCGGCATCGGGCGGCGCGCCGGGCCGGCGTGGCCCAGCTCCTCCTGCACGCACGCCTCGGCGTGCCGGTGGCCCCACAGCCGGTGGGTCAGGCAGTGCCAGCACGCCCCGTCCGGCTGCAGCACCGGGCCGATCCACACCTGCGCCCCGGACGGGCGGGCCAGCAGCCACGGCCGTCCGGCGCGGCGGTGCTCGGCGTCGATCCCGGCCAGCCGCGGGTCGAGGTAGTCGGCGCACAGCACGACCGACAGGTCGGCGGTGCCGGTGTCCGTGCGGACCACCTCGAGCCCCGCGCCGGCCAGCGCCCGCTCGACGGCGCCGGGGTCCACGCCGTCGGCGCTGTCGCCCACCGCGGTCAGCCGCACGGTGCCCCGCCGCGCGGCCACGACGTCGGCGTCGACCCCGCACGCGTCCCAGTAGGCCAGCGCGCGTTCGTCGCCCGGCAGCAGGTCGTCGGTGCCGGGGTTGCGCAACGTCACGAGCCCGGCGTCGACGAGCTGGGCCAGCAGCGCGGCGACCTCCTCCGGCGCCATCCCGCCGGGACGGCCGCGCAGCAGCCGGTCGAGGTCGTGGGTGCCGTCGAGCAACGCCGCGAGCGACTCGATCTTCGCGCCGCGCATCGCGATCACGCCCTGTTCGGAGAACAGGTACGCCCCCTTGCCCGCCCGGACCTCCGCGCGCAGGTGCCGCCGGAACGCCGGGGCGCGCGCCGGCACCGGGGCTTCCGTGGCGCCGCCGCCTTGCGCGTCCACCGCTGTCGTGCGCATGGGCCCTCCTGCCGGTCTCGGGCTGGGCGGGACGAGAGAAGAAAATCCTGCTCCACGAGAGGTCTACTCAGCCAGTGCTCGAAGCACCGGCAAGTCATGCGAAACGCATGGTTTGACGTGGAAAACGCACAGGGCACCGGTGTGTCGTTCACTGGCCGCACGCGGCGGGGAACCGTCACCGTAGACAGCGACGCCCGTGGCGGCACGGTGCGTCCGGGGCACCGTAACCGAACTCGCGGTCCCGCGCGAACCCAGGCGGCGCCCGGTCTGGCACCCGAGACAAGTGAGGACCCGAGTATGCCTACCTCTGCTCGCACCTACGGACAGTTCTGCGGCCTGGCCCGGGCGCTCGAGATCGTCGGCGAACGGTGGTCGCTGCTGGTCGTGCGTGACCTCATGCTCGGCCCGAAGCGGTTCACCGACCTGCAGCACACGCTGCCCCGGATCCCGGTCAGCATCCTCACGTCCCGGCTGAACGAGCTCGAAGAGGCCGGGGTGATCCGCCGCCGGGTGCTGTCGCAGCTGGACGCCGGGGTCGTCTACGAGCTCACCGAGTACGGCGCCGAACTCGACCACGTCGTGCTCGACCTCGGCCTGTGGGGCGCCCGCTCGCTGACCTACCCGAAGCCGGACGAGACCTTGACCCTCGACATCGCGATCCTCTCGCTCTACACGACCTTCCGGGAGGAGGCCGCCGCGGGCGTGCACGTCAACTACGAGCTGCACCACCTCGGCGGCGAGATGATCGTGCACGCCCTGGTCGACGACGGCTCGCTCAAGGTGTCCGCCGGCGCGCTGCCCGCCGCCGACCTCGTGATCGAGCCGCGGGGCCCGGCGATGCTGGACCTGCTCAGGGGCAGCTTGTCCGCACAGGACGCCATCTCCAGCGGCAAGGTCCGCGTCGAGGGCGACCCGGCGCACCTCGAGCTGTTCAGCCGGCTCTTCCACATCCCGCCGGCGCCCGACCGCTCGACGGGGCTGTCCGTCCACTGAGCGTGGCTCCGCCCGGCGGTGCGCAATCCGCCGGGCGTCGTAACTTCTCTTGCGGGATCAGCAATCCGGAGTAACGGAAGCCGCTCCGGCAACGGCTATCGTCGACGCACATCGTCGTCTTGGTGAACTGGGGTCTGTATGTCGACGTCCGAACTCGCCCGTCCGTCCGGGTTCCTCGGCGGGCTCAACAGCCGCTGGCACCACCGCGCGCTCGCCGTGTTCATGCTCATCGTGATCGCCCACTGGGCCGAGCACATCGTGCAGGCGATCCAGATCTACGGGTTCGGCTGGCCGACCGCGAAGGCACGCGGCGTGCTCGGGATGCCCTTCCCGTGGCTGATCTCGCAGGAATGGCTGCACTACGGCTACGCGCTCGTGATGCTGGTGTTCCTGTGGATCCTGCGCCACGGCTTCGCCGGCCGGTCGCGGCAGTGGTGGAACCTCGCGCTGGCCATCCAGTTCTGGCACCACATCGAGCACCTGCTGCTGTTCATCCAGGCGCAGAGCGGCTGGCGGCTGGCCGGGCAGAAGGTGCCCACCAGCATCATCCAGCTGCTCGTTCCCCGGGTCGAACTGCACCTGTTCTACAACACGATCGTCACCATCCCGATGATCATCGCGGTCGTTCTGCACCGGCGCGCTTCGGCGGCCGAGCACGAGCTGACCGGCTGCGTCTGCGGGCTGCCGAAGCCCGCCCTCGCCGCGTCGTGAAGCGTGCGCTGGCCCTGCTGGCCTTGCTCCTCGGCTGGCTGGTGCTCGGCGCCACTCCGGCTTCGGCCCACGTCGAGATCGTCTCGTCGACCCCCGGGGACGGCGCCCGCCTGAGCGCGGCGCCGTCCCTGGTGTCGGTCACCCTGTCGGAGAACATCGGCATCCAGCCGGGCTCGATCAAGGTCGTCGACCTCGAAGGCCACCAGGTCGACGCCGGGCCGGTGTTCCAGCCCGGCGAGGTCGCCGAACAGCTCGCGGTGCGGCTGAAGCCGAACCTGCCGGACGCCGGCTACCTCGTCGAATACGCCTTCGTCTCGGCCGACTCCCACCCGGTGCGCGGAACGTTCGCGTTCGTCGTCGGCAGCGGACCGCTGGTGACCTCGGCCGGCGCCGTGTCCGCGGCCACCGGCACCGACCCGGGCGTCGACTTCGCGTCGACGGCCGCGCGCTGGCTGGCCTACCTCGGCGTCGTGCTGCTCGGCGGGCTGGCGTTCGTGCTCCTGTGCCGCCCCGCGGCCCGCACCGATCCCCGCGCCCGGCGGCTGCTGCACTGGGGCTGCGGCCTCGTCGCGACGGCCACCGTCGCGGCGTTCGTGCTGCAAGGCCCGTACGCGGCCGGGCGGAACCTCGAGGCCGTGTTCGACACCGGGCTGCTGGCGGACACGCTGCGCGTCGCGTACGGCAAGCTGCTCCTCCTCCGGCTGGCCGCCGTGGCCGCGCTGGCGGTGCTGCTGCCCCGCCTCCTGCGGCCCGGGCTGCCGGACCGGCTGCGGTCCCGCCACGAGAACGCGGCCATGGTGACCGGCTTCCTGGTGCTGCTGACGTTCTCGGCCACCGGCCACCCGGTCACCGACCCCATCATGTTCGTCTCGGTCTCGGCCGACCTCGTGCACTTCGGGGCCATCGCCGTCTGGGCGGGCGGACTGGCCCAGCTGGCCCTGGGCCTGTACCGCCCGGCGCCCGGCGAGGACCTCGCGCCCGTCGCGGCGCGCTTCTCGCGCCTCGCGGCGGGCGCGGTGACCGCGATCGCGCTCAGCGGCGCCGTGCTGGCGCTGCGGATCATGCCGTCCCTGTCCACGCTCTGGACCACCCGGTTCGGCCTGCTGGTCCTGCTCAAGATCGCCGGCTTCGCGTTGCTCCTGGCGGTGGCGAGCCGGTCACGCCGCGCGGTGCGCCGGGGCATGACCGGCCCGGCGGAGGGCGCGACGAAGACGGTGACGGCGGACCTGCGCCGGCTGCGGCAGGCCGTGGCCGTGGAGGTGCTGCTCAGCGTCGTGGTGCTGGCGCTGGCGGCGATGCTGACGGTGACCCCACCAGGCGGCTGAGGCGCCCCCGCGGAAAGTCCGTGAATGGCACATCGAGGGACTTCAAGTCCGTGGATGTGCCATTCACGGACTTCGGCCGGTCAGACCCCCGGTGAGCGCGGCGGGGTGAACGGCCCCCAGCTGAACGCGGGCAGCCAGGGCCCCGGCACCGCACTCCACTCCAGGCCCGCCAGCTGGGCGGGCGACCGCCGCCCGGCCAGCGCCCGGTACAGCTCGTGTGCCGGAGCCGTCAGCGTCGCCGTGGGCCGGCCCGCGCCCGCCGTCCTCTGGGAGCCACCCGTCGTGCGGAGGCGCAGGGCCGGCAGCCCGCGGCCCGCGATCGAGCCCGAGAACCCGCGGACCAGCACCTCGAAGCTCGGTGCCCAGGCCGCGTGCTCGGCCGGCGGCGGCGCCCCCAGCGCCGCGCGCAGGTCCAGCTCGTGGGTGTAGGCGTCCATCACCATGACCTCGCCGCTGCGGCCGCCCGCCTCCGCGAGGCGCCGGTCGAGGTCCTCGCCGACGTCGTCCCAGCGATCGAGCAGCTCCGGGACCGTCAGCGGCCCCGCCGGCGCCGGGGGGACCGTGCCGCCGTGGCGCTCGAGCACGCGCTCGGCGATCCCGGTGAGGTGACCCAGCAGGTCGGTGACGGTCCACTCCGGACACGCCGGCACCGGGCGCCGGTGGACGCCGGCGCGGGACCCCAGCAGGGCGCGCACGCCGCGCCGCACCTCCGGGTAGCCCACGAAGTCCGGGGCCGGCCGACTCGCTGTCACGCGTCCCACCTCACCTGGCACGATCGGGGCTTCCGGCCCAGTATGCCCAGGTGACGGGCACGGCGGTTCTCCCCGCGTGCCGACACCGCCGACCTCGGGAGGTAGTGATCTTGCCCACTCTGTGGTCCACGCCGGCGCAGTGGGACCTGCTACCGCCGGTGCTGCTCGCGCTGGTGCTCAGCGTCGCGATCGGCCTCGAGCGCGAAGCCGGCATGAAGGCCGCCGGGCTGCGGACGCACAGCCTGGTCGGGGTCGGCTCGGCGGTGTTCATGCTGGTGTCGAAGTACGGCTTCGCCGACCTGCTGAGCAGCGACCACGTCTCGCTGGACCCGTCGCGGATCGCCGCGCAGATCGTGTCCGGCATCGGCTTCATCGGCGGCGGGCTGATCTTCGTCCGCCGGGACGCCGTGCGCGGCCTGACGACGGCGGCGACGATCTGGCTCACCGCCGCGGTCGGCACGGCGTCCGGCGCCGGGCTGCCGGTCCTCGCCGTCGGCACGACGATCGCGCACTTCGTGGTGACCCGTGGCTTCCCACCGCTGCAGCGGTTCGTCGCGCGGCACCGCCGCGAGCCACCGGTCGTGCAACTGAGCTACCTCGACGGCCACGGCGTGCTGCGCGCCGCGCTCGCCGTCTGCACCGGGCGGGGCTGGAGCGTGCACCACGTCGACGTCGACCACGAGTCGCTTTCCGAAGAGGGACAACGGATCGCGGTCGTGACGCTGCGCCTCGACGGCCGCGGTGATCTCTACGACCTCGCCGCCGAACTCGCCGAACTGCCGGGCGTCCGGAGCACGTCCACCGGCCCCGGGGAACCGCTCGACGAATGATCAGCCGCCCGGGCAGCGCGCGGGGGCGGGTTTGCGGCACACTGGGGTGGACGCGGAATTCCCCGGCACCGCAAGGAAAACGTGCGGCCGAGGAGAAACCATCCAATTCGGAGGTGAGGCATGGCCCCCGGCGGTGGCGAGGACGAGGCGCGGACGCAGCCCGGATTCGACCTGGCGTGGCGCGGTTTTCAGCGCGCGCAGGTCGCGGAGTACGTCGCGTGGGCCGAGGCCGAGATGCGCAGACTCGCCGCCGAACGCGACTCCGCGCGCCACCGCGTGGCCGCGCTCGCCGAGGACAACCGTGAGCTCCGGGTGAAGATCGACCGGATCAGCCGCACCCCGATCGAGCCGGACGCGCTGCAGGAGCGCTCGCGCCGGATGATCGAGCTGACCCGCGAGGAAGCGGCCGAAATCACCGCGCGGGCAACGGAAACGGCCGAACGCACCCGGCGCGAGGCCGAGCAGGAGGCCGTCCGGCTCACCGAGCGGGAACGCCGGCTGGTCGCCGAAGCCGAGGCCGAGGCCGAACGGCGGCGCGCCGAGCACGAGGAGTTCCTGCGCGCGGCCGAGCAGCGCCGCCGCGAGCTCGACGAGGCCGCCGCGCACCGCCGGGCCCAGCAGGAAGAGGACCACAGCCGCGCGATGACGATCCGCCGCGCCACCGCGATGCGCGAACTGGCCGAGCAGGAATCGGCTGCCCGCGCGAAGGCGGATCAGCTGGTCGCCGAGGCGACCCGGCGCAGCGAGGCCCTGGTCAACAACGGGGACCGCAAGCTCGCGGCCGCCGAGGCCGAGGCCGAGAAGCTGGTGACCGAGGCCACGAAACGCAGCGAAACGCTGGTCACGATGGCGGAGGCCAAGGCGGATCAGCTGGTCAGCACCGCCGAAGCCGAAGCCGAGAAGCAGGTCACGGCCGCGGAGGCCCAGGCGAAAAAGCTGGTCACCACCGCGGAGGCCAAGGCCGAGGACCTCGTCACCACTGCCGAAAACAAAACCCGGAAGCAGGTCGCGGCCGCCGACACCCGGGCGAAGAAGCTGGTCACCACCGCCGAGGCCAAGGCCAAGAAGCTCGTCACCACCGCCGAAGCCGAGGCCGAACGCCTCGTCACCGAAGCGACCCGGCGCGGCGAAGCCCTGGTCGAAGCGGCCGAACGCGAGGTCACCGCCCTCACCGAGGTCCGCGACAAGCTCCACTCGAGCCTCACCGGCTGCCGCTCCCTGCTGGCCGAAGCGGCCGTCGCCCTCGACGACCGGCCCGCGTCCTTCGATCCCGAGGCCACGCTGCCGATGTCGAAGAGAGTGCCCGTCCAGCGGCGCTCCCCGGCGGACCTCACCGACGCGGTGGGCTGATCCCTTGCCCGCCGGGCGGGCAGCCCCCATGATCGGAAGCTGTGAGGCGAACGAAGATCGCGCTGGTCGCGGCCTTGGCCGCGGGCGCACTCAGCGCGTGCGGTGACGGCTCGAGTGTCACGATCAACCTGTACGTCTCGCCGGAGAACAACCTCCAGCACGTCGTCGACGCCTGCACCGCGGCCGCGGGCGGGCGCTACCGGATCGTCTACCACAAGCTGCCGCGCAGCGCGGACGGCCAGCGTGAGCAGATGGTCCGGCGGCTGGCCGCGGAAGACCCTTCACTGGACGTCCTCGGCCTCGACGTCACGTGGGTGCCGGAGTTCGCCGAGGCCGGCTGGGTGGTGCCGTGGACCGGCGCCGCCGAGGCCGAGGCGACGCGGGACGTGCTCCCCGGCCCGCTTTCGACCGCCCGCTGGAACGGGAAGTTGTACGCGGCGACGAAGCACACGAACGTCCAGCTGCTCTGGTACGACGACCGGCTCACGCCGTCGCCGCCGAAGACGTTCGACGACATGATCGCCCAGGCCAAGGCCCTCAAAGCGGCGGGCAAACCGGGGAACGTCCTGTTCACCGGCGCGCAGTACGAGGGCCTGGTGGTCTTCTACAACACGCTGGTCGCGTCGGCGGGTGGGCACATCCTGTCCGACGACGGCAAGTCCGTGCTGGTGGACGACGGCGCCGTGCGCGCGCTCGAGGTGCTGAAGACCCTGACCACGGCCGGCGTCACCGACCCCTCGCTGGGCAACTCCAAGGAGGACGAGGTCCGGCAGGCGTTCCAGCGCGGGCAGGGCGCGCTGGAGCTGAACTGGCCCTACGTCCACGCGTCCTACGCCAAGGAGAAGCCGCAGGACCTCGCGCACGTGCACTGGGCACGGTACCCGTCGGTGGTGCCGGGACGCCCGAGCCGGGTCACGATCGGCGGCTTCAACCTCGCGGTCAGCACGTACTCGCCGCACCAGACAGAGGCGTTCGAGGCGGCGTTGTGCCTGCGCGGCCCGGCCAGCCAGAAGTACCAGGCGATCGAGGACGGCCTGGCACCGACCACGCGCTCGGTCTACGACGACCCGGCGCCGCTCGACCCGGCCGACCCCGGCTCGACCATGGCCGCGAAGTTCCCGATGAAACCGGACATCCTCGCCGCGCTGGCCGACGCCGCCGTCCGGCCGCTGACCCCGGCGTACCAGAACCTGTCGACGGTGATCTCGAAGGTGCTGTCCCCGCCGTCCGCGATCGACCCGCCGGTCACCGCGGCGGAGCTGCGCGAACGGCTGACCGACGCCCTGAACTCGCGGGACATCATCCCTTGACGTGGACCGTCCGGCGGGTGCTCGCGCT
This genomic window from Amycolatopsis mongoliensis contains:
- a CDS encoding winged helix-turn-helix transcriptional regulator translates to MPTSARTYGQFCGLARALEIVGERWSLLVVRDLMLGPKRFTDLQHTLPRIPVSILTSRLNELEEAGVIRRRVLSQLDAGVVYELTEYGAELDHVVLDLGLWGARSLTYPKPDETLTLDIAILSLYTTFREEAAAGVHVNYELHHLGGEMIVHALVDDGSLKVSAGALPAADLVIEPRGPAMLDLLRGSLSAQDAISSGKVRVEGDPAHLELFSRLFHIPPAPDRSTGLSVH
- a CDS encoding maleylpyruvate isomerase family mycothiol-dependent enzyme, whose product is MTASRPAPDFVGYPEVRRGVRALLGSRAGVHRRPVPACPEWTVTDLLGHLTGIAERVLERHGGTVPPAPAGPLTVPELLDRWDDVGEDLDRRLAEAGGRSGEVMVMDAYTHELDLRAALGAPPPAEHAAWAPSFEVLVRGFSGSIAGRGLPALRLRTTGGSQRTAGAGRPTATLTAPAHELYRALAGRRSPAQLAGLEWSAVPGPWLPAFSWGPFTPPRSPGV
- a CDS encoding MgtC/SapB family protein, producing the protein MPTLWSTPAQWDLLPPVLLALVLSVAIGLEREAGMKAAGLRTHSLVGVGSAVFMLVSKYGFADLLSSDHVSLDPSRIAAQIVSGIGFIGGGLIFVRRDAVRGLTTAATIWLTAAVGTASGAGLPVLAVGTTIAHFVVTRGFPPLQRFVARHRREPPVVQLSYLDGHGVLRAALAVCTGRGWSVHHVDVDHESLSEEGQRIAVVTLRLDGRGDLYDLAAELAELPGVRSTSTGPGEPLDE
- a CDS encoding coiled-coil domain-containing protein, producing MAPGGGEDEARTQPGFDLAWRGFQRAQVAEYVAWAEAEMRRLAAERDSARHRVAALAEDNRELRVKIDRISRTPIEPDALQERSRRMIELTREEAAEITARATETAERTRREAEQEAVRLTERERRLVAEAEAEAERRRAEHEEFLRAAEQRRRELDEAAAHRRAQQEEDHSRAMTIRRATAMRELAEQESAARAKADQLVAEATRRSEALVNNGDRKLAAAEAEAEKLVTEATKRSETLVTMAEAKADQLVSTAEAEAEKQVTAAEAQAKKLVTTAEAKAEDLVTTAENKTRKQVAAADTRAKKLVTTAEAKAKKLVTTAEAEAERLVTEATRRGEALVEAAEREVTALTEVRDKLHSSLTGCRSLLAEAAVALDDRPASFDPEATLPMSKRVPVQRRSPADLTDAVG
- a CDS encoding ABC transporter substrate-binding protein, coding for MRRTKIALVAALAAGALSACGDGSSVTINLYVSPENNLQHVVDACTAAAGGRYRIVYHKLPRSADGQREQMVRRLAAEDPSLDVLGLDVTWVPEFAEAGWVVPWTGAAEAEATRDVLPGPLSTARWNGKLYAATKHTNVQLLWYDDRLTPSPPKTFDDMIAQAKALKAAGKPGNVLFTGAQYEGLVVFYNTLVASAGGHILSDDGKSVLVDDGAVRALEVLKTLTTAGVTDPSLGNSKEDEVRQAFQRGQGALELNWPYVHASYAKEKPQDLAHVHWARYPSVVPGRPSRVTIGGFNLAVSTYSPHQTEAFEAALCLRGPASQKYQAIEDGLAPTTRSVYDDPAPLDPADPGSTMAAKFPMKPDILAALADAAVRPLTPAYQNLSTVISKVLSPPSAIDPPVTAAELRERLTDALNSRDIIP
- a CDS encoding copper resistance CopC/CopD family protein, with the translated sequence MKRALALLALLLGWLVLGATPASAHVEIVSSTPGDGARLSAAPSLVSVTLSENIGIQPGSIKVVDLEGHQVDAGPVFQPGEVAEQLAVRLKPNLPDAGYLVEYAFVSADSHPVRGTFAFVVGSGPLVTSAGAVSAATGTDPGVDFASTAARWLAYLGVVLLGGLAFVLLCRPAARTDPRARRLLHWGCGLVATATVAAFVLQGPYAAGRNLEAVFDTGLLADTLRVAYGKLLLLRLAAVAALAVLLPRLLRPGLPDRLRSRHENAAMVTGFLVLLTFSATGHPVTDPIMFVSVSADLVHFGAIAVWAGGLAQLALGLYRPAPGEDLAPVAARFSRLAAGAVTAIALSGAVLALRIMPSLSTLWTTRFGLLVLLKIAGFALLLAVASRSRRAVRRGMTGPAEGATKTVTADLRRLRQAVAVEVLLSVVVLALAAMLTVTPPGG
- a CDS encoding TOMM precursor leader peptide-binding protein encodes the protein MRTTAVDAQGGGATEAPVPARAPAFRRHLRAEVRAGKGAYLFSEQGVIAMRGAKIESLAALLDGTHDLDRLLRGRPGGMAPEEVAALLAQLVDAGLVTLRNPGTDDLLPGDERALAYWDACGVDADVVAARRGTVRLTAVGDSADGVDPGAVERALAGAGLEVVRTDTGTADLSVVLCADYLDPRLAGIDAEHRRAGRPWLLARPSGAQVWIGPVLQPDGACWHCLTHRLWGHRHAEACVQEELGHAGPARRPMPALPPLTSAAAHLVALEAAKWVAGYRHHGQQCVWTLDTLDLQGRLHELHRRPQCPRCGDRWLVTWRSVRPVELQPAKKATTGGGGHRTATPSQMLERHRHLVSPVTGIIKEIRRDPDAPWFANAYRSGPNVARGVTAMAALRAGLRCENGGKGVSPLDAEVSALCEAAERFSGNFQGDELRIRASFDELGEEAVHPNACMLFADRQYAGRAAWNAEHAAFQHVPEPFDPAAVVDWTPVWTPAGHRRLLPTSYLYYGIPRESAARGVRADSNGTAAGSSLEDAILQGALELVERDAVALWWYNRTPVPGVDLASFADPWLDEMATGYAGIGREMWVLDVTSDLGIPVTVAVSRRIDGPHEDIMMGFGAHLDPRIAVRRAVTELNQMLPAVRSAGTDVDDPDARRWLACATVANQPYLRPVAGERMRAAGDFRFVNRADVRDDVDALTRVFDRAGLELLVLDQTRPDVGIPVAKVLAPGLRPFWARFAPGRLFDVPVRLGRLGAPTPYERLNPFPMFL